One uncultured Hyphomonas sp. genomic region harbors:
- a CDS encoding peptidoglycan DD-metalloendopeptidase family protein, with the protein MAKWSANLKAAFNKAFPERQIYHRSGGTVRYISVSPWQQAIFAAGIAALAGWTIFATGSFVLSGGGSALSGNPDGRELAKYERWVQELRAKDALSRSLLEERTDAFQKETVEWEERQKALEDLYKQLKGEDDLETSSLKGDGAALLVQASIEEADSRQSREPVRITAQFETASSRGSVRSLKMDQERILDEAEDIATERTERARGILALTSVGSDRIVASSETGGPFISLANATSGPDLSSLSLTDTTFYSRLSQTQARVAEMLYYEDIVSSLPLGVPVGVPYRLTSNYGVRVDPFKKRPGWHNGIDMAAYHAAPIVAAGPGVISYAGPRSGYGRLVEIDHGHGFKSRYGHLSGITVKKGQTVEVGDLVGKMGTTGRSTGDHLHFEVWFNGKPYDPIKFLKAGRHVHQE; encoded by the coding sequence ATGGCGAAGTGGAGCGCGAATCTGAAGGCGGCCTTCAATAAAGCCTTCCCTGAGCGTCAAATCTACCATCGCAGTGGCGGCACGGTCCGCTATATTTCTGTGTCTCCATGGCAGCAGGCAATATTTGCGGCCGGCATTGCCGCGCTGGCAGGCTGGACCATTTTTGCGACAGGTTCATTCGTGCTGAGCGGTGGCGGAAGTGCCCTGTCCGGAAACCCGGATGGCCGCGAACTCGCCAAATACGAACGCTGGGTGCAGGAGCTTCGCGCCAAGGACGCCCTGTCCCGGTCGCTGCTTGAAGAACGCACGGACGCTTTCCAGAAAGAGACCGTTGAGTGGGAAGAACGCCAGAAGGCGCTCGAAGACCTCTACAAACAGCTCAAGGGCGAGGATGATCTCGAAACCTCGTCCCTTAAGGGCGACGGCGCAGCCCTGCTGGTTCAGGCATCGATCGAAGAAGCTGACAGCCGCCAGTCGCGCGAACCGGTCCGGATTACCGCGCAATTCGAAACCGCCAGCTCACGTGGATCCGTCCGGTCGCTAAAGATGGATCAGGAACGCATCCTCGACGAAGCCGAAGATATCGCGACGGAGCGCACGGAACGCGCACGCGGCATTCTCGCCCTGACATCGGTCGGGTCTGACCGCATCGTGGCTAGCAGCGAAACGGGCGGCCCGTTCATTTCGCTCGCCAATGCGACGTCCGGGCCTGACCTTAGCAGCCTTTCCCTGACCGACACCACCTTCTATTCCCGCCTGTCGCAAACACAGGCCCGGGTCGCGGAAATGCTCTACTATGAGGACATCGTGTCCTCTCTGCCGCTCGGCGTCCCTGTCGGGGTGCCATACAGGCTGACCAGTAATTACGGCGTTCGCGTCGATCCTTTCAAGAAACGCCCAGGCTGGCACAATGGCATCGACATGGCGGCTTACCATGCCGCTCCGATCGTCGCAGCCGGCCCTGGCGTTATCTCTTACGCAGGTCCCCGTTCGGGCTACGGGCGGCTTGTGGAAATCGACCATGGGCACGGCTTTAAGTCGCGCTATGGCCACCTCAGCGGAATTACGGTAAAAAAAGGCCAAACCGTGGAGGTCGGCGATCTTGTGGGCAAGATGGGTACAACCGGTCGTAGCACGGGGGACCACCTTCATTTCGAAGTCTGGTTTAACGGCAAACCTTATGATCCAATAAAATTCCTGAAAGCAGGCCGTCATGTTCACCAAGAGTAA
- a CDS encoding peroxiredoxin, translating to MAIGPKEGGRAPNFSMDSTQGPIKLADYKDQLLVLYFYPRDDTPGCTTEAKDFTALADEFEKAGAKIVGVSRDTMAKHEKFAAKHDLGVTLASDEDGKVCEAYGVWVEKKNYGKTYMGIERSTFLIGPDKKVIRIWRKVRVKGHAEDVLNVIKSDA from the coding sequence ATGGCAATCGGACCCAAAGAAGGCGGACGTGCCCCAAATTTCAGCATGGATTCAACGCAAGGGCCGATAAAACTCGCCGATTACAAGGATCAGCTCCTCGTTCTCTACTTCTACCCGAGGGACGACACGCCGGGCTGCACGACCGAAGCGAAGGACTTCACGGCTCTGGCTGACGAGTTCGAAAAGGCCGGCGCCAAAATTGTGGGCGTGTCGCGCGACACAATGGCAAAGCACGAGAAATTCGCTGCCAAACATGACCTCGGCGTCACGCTCGCATCGGATGAAGATGGCAAGGTCTGCGAGGCCTATGGCGTGTGGGTGGAGAAGAAAAACTACGGCAAGACCTATATGGGAATTGAGCGCTCAACCTTCCTCATCGGACCTGACAAAAAGGTAATACGAATCTGGAGAAAAGTGCGTGTGAAGGGACATGCCGAAGATGTACTCAATGTCATCAAATCAGACGCCTGA